A single region of the Massilia sp. erpn genome encodes:
- the rsmD gene encoding 16S rRNA (guanine(966)-N(2))-methyltransferase RsmD — protein MQKKKPAKVPVHGPQHAKQVRIIGGQWKRSTLPVLEALGLRPTPDRVRETVFNWINHLRDGEWAAAQVLDLFAGSGALGFEAASRGAQNVLMIDSNSAVIRQLDSIKAKLNAANVTLQRGDAVASAQSLALRGQRFDLVFLDPPYQQDFLSKALPLCAGLLKEDGLVYAESGLPLTFEGEEVPEWMAAWEVVRADKAGMVYYHLLKLRLKN, from the coding sequence ATGCAAAAGAAGAAGCCCGCCAAAGTCCCCGTCCACGGTCCCCAGCACGCCAAGCAGGTGCGCATCATCGGCGGGCAATGGAAACGTTCGACGCTGCCCGTGCTGGAAGCGCTGGGCCTGCGTCCCACGCCGGACCGCGTGCGCGAAACGGTGTTCAACTGGATTAACCACCTGCGCGACGGCGAATGGGCCGCGGCCCAGGTGCTGGACCTGTTCGCCGGCAGCGGCGCGCTCGGCTTCGAAGCGGCCAGCCGTGGCGCGCAGAACGTGCTCATGATCGATAGCAATAGCGCCGTCATCCGCCAGCTGGACAGCATCAAGGCCAAGCTGAACGCCGCCAATGTGACGCTGCAGCGCGGCGACGCCGTGGCCAGCGCCCAGTCGCTGGCGCTGCGCGGCCAGCGCTTCGACCTGGTCTTCCTCGATCCGCCTTACCAGCAAGACTTTCTGAGCAAGGCGCTGCCGCTGTGCGCCGGCCTGCTCAAGGAAGATGGCCTGGTGTACGCCGAATCCGGCCTGCCGCTTACGTTCGAAGGGGAAGAAGTGCCCGAGTGGATGGCGGCTTGGGAGGTGGTCCGGGCGGATAAGGCTGGCATGGTGTACTATCACTTATTGAAATTGCGCCTAAAAAATTAG